The proteins below come from a single Drosophila busckii strain San Diego stock center, stock number 13000-0081.31 chromosome X, ASM1175060v1, whole genome shotgun sequence genomic window:
- the LOC108607263 gene encoding uncharacterized protein LOC108607263 isoform X3, with amino-acid sequence MWIKEHGSNSTIIQTGRVLVLRNVSTADGGIYVCFATLPRAAATTTTTTAATIITTVIAATTSAQQEQQLEQPEQVLQQPELSEGTTAANQAEEQELAYQAVQRVKLTVRTTPGPVTQLYFKASTILGFLIWRFNKTQSGGYPVRSFTAEFRNVSYRTPPANASYEHAWIRMDPINIAPNVRQMEVYRLAPNTTYEFRIWANNELGSGEVVTTNVTTLPETKEEDLIRLIKPDLDNFDPRIWIVAVSIVLGTLVILAIGLCIVLSKECYQSTQMELQDGWDNIELIPNIILNPGFSESDDPKIEPTTQAAFSRTIIFSHTGQQQFANQNRNLNLSHGHTMRNDDDYDDDEDEDTDVEPTMEKFKRKVSVFFTGPTIKRI; translated from the exons ATGTGGATTAAGGAGCATGGCAGTAATAGCACTATTATACAG ACGGGTCGTGTTCTGGTGCTGCGTAATGTAAGCACTGCTGATGGTGGCatatatgtttgctttgcaacGCTGCCAcgcgctgctgcaacaacaacaacaacaacagcagcaacaataataaccaCAGTGATAGCAGCAACTACCTCAgcgcagcaggagcagcagttAGAGCAGCCTGAGCAAGTGTTGCAGCAGCCAGAGTTGAGCGAAGGCACGACGGCGGCGAATCAGGcggaggagcaggagctggcCTATCAGGCAGTGCAGCGTGTTAAGCTAACGGTGCGCACTACGCCCGGTCCAGTCACGCAGCTGTACTTTAAGGCGTCGACCATATTGGGCTTTCTCATTTGGCGCTTCAACAAGACGCAGTCGGGCGGCTATCCGGTGCGCAGCTTTACGGCGGAATTTCGCAACGTCTCGTACCGCACACCGCCGGCGAATGCCAGCTACGAGCATGCCTGGATTCGCATGGATCCCATTAACATAGCACCCAATGTG CGTCAAATGGAAGTTTATCGGCTGGCGCCCAACACGACATATGAGTTTCGCATCTGGGCCAACAATGAGCTGGGCAGCGGCGAGGTGGTGACCACCAATGTGACAACATTGCCGGAGACCAAGGAGGAGG ATCTCATACGACTTATAAAACCAGACTTAGATAATTTCGATCCACGCATTTGGATAGTCGCCGTCAGCATAGTGCTGGGAACACTTGTGATATTAGCCATTGGACTATGCATTGTGCTCTCCAAAGAGTGCTACCAATCAACGCAAATGG AACTTCAAGATGGTTGGGACAACATTGAGCTTATACCGAATATAATCCTTAATCCCGGTTTCAGTGAATCCGACGATCCCAAGATCGAGCCAACAACCCAGGCCGCCTTCTCACGCACGATCATCTTTAGCCACACtggacagcagcagtttgCCAATCAGAATCGCAATCTCAATCTCAGTCATGGGCATACGATGCGCAATGACGATGACTATGAcgatgatgaggatgaggaCACTGACGTTGAGCCCACTATGGAGAAGTTTAAGCGAAAAGTTTCGGTATTCTTTACAGGTCCCACCATCAAGCGTATTTGA
- the LOC108607263 gene encoding uncharacterized protein LOC108607263 isoform X1, with protein sequence MSSTASYVLTLSSFNLLFFTQVLTVLSITIKYNEYATDKGGNVSIPCIAQGNIMWIKEHGSNSTIIQTGRVLVLRNVSTADGGIYVCFATLPRAAATTTTTTAATIITTVIAATTSAQQEQQLEQPEQVLQQPELSEGTTAANQAEEQELAYQAVQRVKLTVRTTPGPVTQLYFKASTILGFLIWRFNKTQSGGYPVRSFTAEFRNVSYRTPPANASYEHAWIRMDPINIAPNVRQMEVYRLAPNTTYEFRIWANNELGSGEVVTTNVTTLPETKEEDLIRLIKPDLDNFDPRIWIVAVSIVLGTLVILAIGLCIVLSKECYQSTQMELQDGWDNIELIPNIILNPGFSESDDPKIEPTTQAAFSRTIIFSHTGQQQFANQNRNLNLSHGHTMRNDDDYDDDEDEDTDVEPTMEKFKRKVSVFFTGPTIKRI encoded by the exons TGCTAACGGTGCTTAGTATCACCATCAAGTACAACGAATACGCAACGGACAAAGGCGGCAATGTCAGCATTCCGTGCATAGCCCAGGGCAACATAATGTGGATTAAGGAGCATGGCAGTAATAGCACTATTATACAG ACGGGTCGTGTTCTGGTGCTGCGTAATGTAAGCACTGCTGATGGTGGCatatatgtttgctttgcaacGCTGCCAcgcgctgctgcaacaacaacaacaacaacagcagcaacaataataaccaCAGTGATAGCAGCAACTACCTCAgcgcagcaggagcagcagttAGAGCAGCCTGAGCAAGTGTTGCAGCAGCCAGAGTTGAGCGAAGGCACGACGGCGGCGAATCAGGcggaggagcaggagctggcCTATCAGGCAGTGCAGCGTGTTAAGCTAACGGTGCGCACTACGCCCGGTCCAGTCACGCAGCTGTACTTTAAGGCGTCGACCATATTGGGCTTTCTCATTTGGCGCTTCAACAAGACGCAGTCGGGCGGCTATCCGGTGCGCAGCTTTACGGCGGAATTTCGCAACGTCTCGTACCGCACACCGCCGGCGAATGCCAGCTACGAGCATGCCTGGATTCGCATGGATCCCATTAACATAGCACCCAATGTG CGTCAAATGGAAGTTTATCGGCTGGCGCCCAACACGACATATGAGTTTCGCATCTGGGCCAACAATGAGCTGGGCAGCGGCGAGGTGGTGACCACCAATGTGACAACATTGCCGGAGACCAAGGAGGAGG ATCTCATACGACTTATAAAACCAGACTTAGATAATTTCGATCCACGCATTTGGATAGTCGCCGTCAGCATAGTGCTGGGAACACTTGTGATATTAGCCATTGGACTATGCATTGTGCTCTCCAAAGAGTGCTACCAATCAACGCAAATGG AACTTCAAGATGGTTGGGACAACATTGAGCTTATACCGAATATAATCCTTAATCCCGGTTTCAGTGAATCCGACGATCCCAAGATCGAGCCAACAACCCAGGCCGCCTTCTCACGCACGATCATCTTTAGCCACACtggacagcagcagtttgCCAATCAGAATCGCAATCTCAATCTCAGTCATGGGCATACGATGCGCAATGACGATGACTATGAcgatgatgaggatgaggaCACTGACGTTGAGCCCACTATGGAGAAGTTTAAGCGAAAAGTTTCGGTATTCTTTACAGGTCCCACCATCAAGCGTATTTGA
- the LOC108607263 gene encoding uncharacterized protein LOC108607263 isoform X2, whose translation MSSTASYVLTLSSFNLLFFTQVLTVLSITIKYNEYATDKGGNVSIPCIAQGNIMWIKEHGSNSTIIQTGRVLVLRNVSTADGGIYVCFATLPRAAATTTTTTAATIITTVIAATTSAQQEQQLEQPEQVLQQPELSEGTTAANQAEEQELAYQAVQRVKLTVRTTPGPVTQLYFKASTILGFLIWRFNKTQSGGYPVRSFTAEFRNVSYRTPPANASYEHAWIRMDPINIAPNVRQMEVYRLAPNTTYEFRIWANNELGSGEVVTTNVTTLPETKEEELQDGWDNIELIPNIILNPGFSESDDPKIEPTTQAAFSRTIIFSHTGQQQFANQNRNLNLSHGHTMRNDDDYDDDEDEDTDVEPTMEKFKRKVSVFFTGPTIKRI comes from the exons TGCTAACGGTGCTTAGTATCACCATCAAGTACAACGAATACGCAACGGACAAAGGCGGCAATGTCAGCATTCCGTGCATAGCCCAGGGCAACATAATGTGGATTAAGGAGCATGGCAGTAATAGCACTATTATACAG ACGGGTCGTGTTCTGGTGCTGCGTAATGTAAGCACTGCTGATGGTGGCatatatgtttgctttgcaacGCTGCCAcgcgctgctgcaacaacaacaacaacaacagcagcaacaataataaccaCAGTGATAGCAGCAACTACCTCAgcgcagcaggagcagcagttAGAGCAGCCTGAGCAAGTGTTGCAGCAGCCAGAGTTGAGCGAAGGCACGACGGCGGCGAATCAGGcggaggagcaggagctggcCTATCAGGCAGTGCAGCGTGTTAAGCTAACGGTGCGCACTACGCCCGGTCCAGTCACGCAGCTGTACTTTAAGGCGTCGACCATATTGGGCTTTCTCATTTGGCGCTTCAACAAGACGCAGTCGGGCGGCTATCCGGTGCGCAGCTTTACGGCGGAATTTCGCAACGTCTCGTACCGCACACCGCCGGCGAATGCCAGCTACGAGCATGCCTGGATTCGCATGGATCCCATTAACATAGCACCCAATGTG CGTCAAATGGAAGTTTATCGGCTGGCGCCCAACACGACATATGAGTTTCGCATCTGGGCCAACAATGAGCTGGGCAGCGGCGAGGTGGTGACCACCAATGTGACAACATTGCCGGAGACCAAGGAGGAGG AACTTCAAGATGGTTGGGACAACATTGAGCTTATACCGAATATAATCCTTAATCCCGGTTTCAGTGAATCCGACGATCCCAAGATCGAGCCAACAACCCAGGCCGCCTTCTCACGCACGATCATCTTTAGCCACACtggacagcagcagtttgCCAATCAGAATCGCAATCTCAATCTCAGTCATGGGCATACGATGCGCAATGACGATGACTATGAcgatgatgaggatgaggaCACTGACGTTGAGCCCACTATGGAGAAGTTTAAGCGAAAAGTTTCGGTATTCTTTACAGGTCCCACCATCAAGCGTATTTGA